In Lysobacter firmicutimachus, one genomic interval encodes:
- a CDS encoding SpoIID/LytB domain-containing protein: MSDTPHRGPPRASARRVPVWPAPLALLLAGAVFAQWLARPAAPPAAPTRASGLAADPAALRRPLDIRVRDAVTGRALPAQLQLQRDGARALELNAGAQGGRVASLAAGDYRLTVAAPGYEPLTLPLHVDAAPSLPITVWLSPSAPSEALDLLALKAAACADCAVFSGHVYDRGDGAPVAGARVRSSQGEQALTDAAGYFELQARLPRAQAADREALPADIELRVAGAGYRSQRLSGLPLLNDSRHLIVDLEPGAGVAVVDRRHVQARARERADRQRPVSAADRAQIDAVAAAQADAALDPARPASRALAERLAAQAASVPVPSSIRVGTNCSGRSCSSVSVYAFEDYVGRGLDEEWIPSWDADSLAAGAVAYRSYAAYYVAHPVNSRYDICASTSCQAFNADSVSATVAAATATRGVLLTRDGRTAAFSEYSAENNAWDDPSDGLSCVNNDLSCGNGRNGSPRNNWPCLSDEVGRNRGCFGHGRGMSQWGTQRWAANQGRDWRWIANHYFNGNNQPGGMRNAFLANDGGVSGGTVLMDGFENGVGRFASAPTLSGSTVGISTASLAQQDCATRKSGNCSLRVLLKDDPAVSAAWAVRLLSGGGTPANNLELVTARGRVGFWVYTGASGMTASLSIDDSDGTERAVARAIPSGQWTWLEWALDDPAQWNAWAGASNGSIDAASVRLDAVWFLREQTRYDVNLYLDDVQIVH; encoded by the coding sequence ATGTCCGATACTCCGCACCGCGGCCCGCCGCGCGCATCCGCGCGCCGCGTGCCGGTCTGGCCGGCGCCGCTGGCCTTGCTGCTGGCCGGCGCGGTCTTCGCGCAATGGCTGGCGCGCCCGGCCGCACCGCCGGCCGCGCCGACCCGCGCGTCCGGCCTCGCCGCCGACCCCGCGGCGTTGCGCCGACCGCTCGATATCCGCGTCCGCGATGCGGTCACCGGTCGCGCATTGCCCGCGCAGCTGCAACTGCAGCGCGACGGCGCGCGCGCGCTCGAATTGAACGCCGGTGCGCAAGGCGGCCGGGTCGCGAGCCTGGCCGCGGGCGATTACCGGCTGACTGTCGCCGCGCCCGGCTACGAGCCGCTGACCCTGCCGTTGCACGTCGACGCCGCGCCGAGCCTGCCGATCACGGTCTGGCTGTCGCCGTCGGCGCCGTCCGAGGCCCTGGACCTGCTGGCCTTGAAGGCCGCGGCCTGCGCCGACTGCGCGGTGTTCAGCGGTCACGTCTACGATCGCGGCGACGGCGCGCCGGTGGCCGGCGCGCGCGTGCGCAGCAGCCAGGGCGAGCAGGCCCTGACCGACGCGGCCGGCTACTTCGAACTGCAAGCGCGCTTGCCGCGTGCGCAGGCCGCCGATCGGGAGGCCTTGCCGGCGGACATCGAACTGCGCGTCGCCGGCGCCGGCTATCGCAGCCAGCGCCTGAGCGGCCTGCCCCTGCTCAACGACAGCCGCCATCTGATCGTCGATCTCGAACCCGGCGCCGGCGTCGCGGTGGTCGACCGCCGCCACGTGCAGGCGCGCGCGCGCGAACGCGCCGACCGGCAGCGGCCGGTGTCGGCGGCGGATCGGGCGCAGATCGACGCCGTCGCTGCAGCCCAGGCCGATGCGGCGCTGGACCCGGCGCGGCCGGCTTCGCGCGCCCTGGCCGAACGCTTGGCGGCGCAGGCGGCCAGCGTGCCGGTGCCGAGCAGCATCCGGGTCGGCACCAACTGCTCGGGCCGCTCCTGCAGCAGCGTGTCGGTGTACGCGTTCGAGGACTATGTGGGCCGCGGCCTCGACGAAGAATGGATCCCGTCCTGGGACGCCGACTCGCTGGCCGCCGGCGCGGTCGCCTACCGCAGTTACGCGGCCTATTACGTCGCCCATCCGGTCAACAGCCGTTATGACATCTGTGCCAGCACCTCTTGTCAGGCGTTCAACGCCGACAGCGTCTCGGCCACGGTCGCCGCGGCCACGGCCACCCGCGGCGTGCTGCTGACCCGCGACGGCCGCACCGCCGCTTTCAGCGAGTACTCGGCCGAGAACAATGCCTGGGACGATCCCTCCGACGGTCTGTCCTGCGTCAACAACGACCTCAGCTGCGGCAACGGCCGCAACGGCTCGCCGCGCAACAACTGGCCCTGCCTCAGCGACGAAGTCGGCCGCAACCGCGGCTGCTTCGGCCACGGCCGCGGCATGAGCCAGTGGGGCACCCAGCGCTGGGCCGCCAACCAGGGCCGCGACTGGCGCTGGATCGCCAATCACTACTTCAACGGCAACAACCAGCCCGGCGGCATGCGCAACGCCTTCCTCGCCAACGACGGTGGGGTCAGCGGCGGCACCGTGCTGATGGACGGGTTCGAGAACGGCGTCGGCCGCTTCGCCAGCGCACCGACCCTGTCCGGCAGCACCGTCGGCATCTCGACCGCCTCGCTGGCCCAGCAGGACTGCGCCACCCGCAAGAGCGGCAACTGTTCGTTGCGCGTGCTGCTGAAAGACGACCCGGCGGTGAGCGCGGCCTGGGCGGTGCGGCTGCTGTCCGGCGGCGGCACCCCGGCCAACAACCTGGAACTGGTGACCGCGCGCGGCCGGGTCGGGTTCTGGGTCTACACCGGCGCCAGCGGCATGACCGCCTCGCTCAGCATCGACGACAGCGACGGCACCGAGCGCGCGGTCGCGCGCGCGATCCCGAGCGGGCAGTGGACCTGGCTGGAGTGGGCGCTGGACGACCCGGCGCAGTGGAACGCCTGGGCCGGCG
- a CDS encoding amino acid permease, translating into MTDHQQLHRGLSERHIRLMALGAAIGVGLFLGSANAIKLAGPGILLAYLLGGAAIFIIMRALGEMAVHHPVAGSFSRYARDYLGPLSGYLTGWNYWFLWLVTCVAEITAVGVYMQVWFPGSPQWAWALAALVAMGSVNLIAVKAYGEFEFWFAMIKVVTIVVMILAGLAMILFGFGNHGVATGISNLWSHGGFFPNGAQGVLMSLQMVMFAYLGVEMIGLTAGEAANPAKSIPDAINSVFWRIVIFYVGALFVILSLYPWNELGTTGSPFVMTFERMGIREAAGIINFVVLTAALSSCNSGIFSTGRMLYNLAQQRQAPALFARTSGGVPRAAILVSVAVLLIGVALNYLAPAKVFVWVTSIATFGAIWTWGVILVAHMKFRARLSEAERAALAFKAPMYPLGSWVALAFLALVIGLMAYFPDTRVALIVGPAFLILLTVLFYAMGYHRREALA; encoded by the coding sequence ATGACCGATCACCAGCAACTTCACCGTGGCCTCAGCGAGCGCCACATCCGATTGATGGCGCTCGGCGCGGCGATCGGCGTCGGCCTGTTCCTGGGCTCGGCCAATGCGATCAAGCTCGCCGGCCCCGGCATCCTGCTGGCCTACCTGCTCGGCGGCGCGGCGATCTTCATCATCATGCGCGCCCTCGGCGAGATGGCCGTGCACCACCCGGTCGCCGGCTCGTTCAGCCGCTACGCCCGCGATTATCTCGGCCCGCTGTCGGGCTATCTGACCGGCTGGAACTACTGGTTCCTGTGGCTGGTGACCTGCGTGGCCGAAATCACCGCGGTCGGCGTGTACATGCAGGTCTGGTTCCCGGGCTCGCCGCAGTGGGCCTGGGCGCTGGCGGCGCTGGTGGCGATGGGTTCGGTCAATCTGATCGCGGTCAAGGCCTACGGCGAGTTCGAGTTCTGGTTCGCGATGATCAAGGTGGTGACCATCGTGGTGATGATCCTGGCCGGGCTGGCGATGATCCTGTTCGGCTTCGGCAACCACGGCGTCGCCACCGGCATCAGCAACCTGTGGAGCCACGGCGGCTTCTTCCCCAACGGCGCGCAGGGCGTGCTGATGTCGCTGCAGATGGTGATGTTCGCCTACCTGGGCGTGGAGATGATCGGCCTGACCGCGGGCGAGGCGGCCAATCCGGCCAAGTCGATTCCGGATGCGATCAACTCGGTGTTCTGGCGGATCGTGATCTTCTACGTCGGCGCGCTGTTCGTGATCCTGTCGCTGTACCCCTGGAACGAGCTGGGCACCACCGGCAGCCCGTTCGTGATGACCTTCGAGCGCATGGGCATCCGCGAGGCGGCCGGCATCATCAACTTCGTGGTCCTGACCGCGGCGTTGTCGTCCTGCAACAGCGGCATCTTCAGCACCGGGCGCATGCTCTACAACCTGGCCCAGCAGCGGCAGGCGCCGGCGCTGTTCGCGCGGACCTCCGGCGGGGTGCCGCGCGCGGCGATCCTGGTCTCGGTGGCGGTGCTGCTGATCGGCGTGGCGCTGAACTACCTGGCGCCGGCCAAGGTGTTCGTGTGGGTGACCTCGATCGCCACCTTCGGCGCGATCTGGACCTGGGGCGTGATCCTGGTGGCGCACATGAAGTTCCGCGCCCGCCTCAGCGAGGCCGAGCGCGCCGCGCTGGCGTTCAAGGCGCCGATGTACCCGCTCGGTTCGTGGGTCGCGCTGGCTTTCCTGGCGCTGGTGATCGGGCTGATGGCCTACTTCCCCGACACCCGGGTGGCGCTGATCGTCGGCCCGGCGTTCCTGATCCTGCTGACGGTGCTGTTCTACGCGATGGGCTACCACCGCCGCGAAGCCCTGGCCTGA
- a CDS encoding lactonase family protein yields the protein MSVAATPAAAAAHDRATELLIGCYTGPQCRGIARHRFDSVQGRIDPQPLEVIETDNPSWLTFSADGRHLFALNENGPASADPVGRASSYLLARGNARSQRLSQANTLGDEPAHASASADGKYLFVANYAVAAAPGGTLAVLPVDGEGRLQPAVQVMTHLASGADPERQASTHVHAAVPTPDGRYLLAADLGADKVYVYRYDPARSAERPLRAAETPHLALPPGSGPRHLLFDASGRRAYLSLEMSGEVVVLERDEDRLRIVQTLALDPGRREGNAAAALHLSADGRFLYASNRGEDNHIAVYAVEAGSGRLSPLQRRSSEGRGPREFALTPDGRHLVVANQHSGSLVVIARDPDSGLLGATLQTLPAFAPSDVKFVP from the coding sequence ATGAGTGTTGCCGCCACGCCCGCCGCCGCCGCCGCCCACGATCGTGCGACCGAGCTGCTGATCGGTTGCTATACCGGCCCGCAGTGTCGCGGCATCGCGCGCCATCGCTTCGATTCGGTCCAGGGGCGGATCGATCCGCAGCCCTTGGAAGTGATCGAAACCGACAATCCGTCCTGGCTTACGTTTTCCGCCGACGGCCGGCATTTGTTCGCGCTCAACGAGAACGGGCCGGCGTCGGCCGATCCGGTCGGTCGCGCCAGCAGTTACCTCCTGGCCCGCGGCAACGCGCGGTCGCAGCGCCTGTCGCAGGCCAATACGCTCGGCGACGAGCCCGCTCATGCGAGCGCCAGCGCCGATGGCAAGTACTTGTTCGTCGCCAATTACGCGGTCGCGGCCGCGCCCGGCGGCACGCTGGCGGTGCTGCCGGTCGACGGCGAAGGACGCTTGCAGCCGGCGGTGCAGGTGATGACCCATCTGGCCAGCGGTGCCGACCCCGAGCGACAGGCCTCGACCCACGTGCACGCGGCGGTGCCGACCCCGGACGGCCGCTATCTGCTCGCTGCCGATCTGGGGGCGGACAAGGTCTATGTCTATCGCTACGACCCGGCACGCAGCGCCGAGCGGCCGCTGCGCGCGGCGGAGACGCCGCATCTGGCGTTGCCGCCCGGCAGCGGGCCGCGCCATCTGTTGTTCGACGCTTCGGGGCGGCGCGCCTATCTGAGCCTGGAGATGAGCGGCGAGGTCGTCGTGCTGGAACGCGACGAGGATCGCTTGCGCATCGTGCAGACGCTGGCCCTGGACCCGGGCCGGCGCGAGGGCAATGCCGCCGCCGCGCTGCATTTGTCGGCCGACGGTCGTTTTCTGTATGCGAGCAATCGCGGCGAGGACAACCACATCGCCGTCTACGCGGTCGAGGCCGGCAGCGGCCGGCTCAGTCCGCTGCAACGCCGCAGCAGCGAAGGCCGCGGCCCGCGCGAATTCGCCCTGACGCCGGACGGGCGTCATCTGGTCGTGGCGAACCAGCACAGCGGTTCGCTGGTGGTGATCGCGCGCGACCCCGACAGCGGCCTGCTCGGCGCCACCTTGCAAACGCTGCCGGCGTTCGCGCCTTCGGACGTGAAGTTTGTGCCTTAG
- a CDS encoding DUF3297 family protein — protein sequence MTDTPPDRLSNDPRSPFHDPAVLERGIGIRFNGAEKTNVEEYCISEGWVRLPVGKSLDRRGNPMTMKHKGQVEAYYLTAASDAE from the coding sequence ATGACCGACACCCCGCCCGACCGCCTCTCCAACGACCCGCGCAGCCCGTTCCACGACCCGGCCGTGCTCGAACGCGGCATCGGCATCCGCTTCAACGGCGCGGAGAAGACCAATGTCGAGGAATACTGCATCAGCGAAGGCTGGGTGCGCCTGCCGGTCGGCAAGTCGCTCGATCGCCGCGGCAACCCGATGACGATGAAACACAAGGGCCAGGTCGAGGCCTACTACCTGACCGCGGCTTCCGACGCCGAGTAA
- a CDS encoding DUF2165 family protein — MSLAFSLIAFKFVLLAGLAAWLSLVAFNNLVAFRNGVFAIGQIMRMAPLDQAPAIQTPLQRRRVEAAHWHRAVFALVLIAEAVSAALLWAAAFGYAGASAEPAALATIALTALMATSLLMLLGGSWFAYYIRQDNLQTMHFVLIGVAAVATIAVNLRV; from the coding sequence ATGTCCCTAGCTTTCAGCCTGATCGCCTTCAAGTTCGTCCTGCTCGCCGGCCTCGCCGCCTGGTTGAGCCTGGTCGCGTTCAACAACCTCGTCGCGTTCCGCAACGGCGTGTTCGCCATCGGCCAGATCATGCGCATGGCGCCGCTGGACCAAGCCCCGGCGATCCAGACCCCGCTGCAGCGACGCCGGGTCGAGGCGGCGCACTGGCACCGCGCGGTGTTCGCCCTGGTGTTGATCGCCGAAGCGGTCAGCGCGGCGCTGCTGTGGGCCGCGGCGTTCGGATACGCCGGCGCCAGCGCCGAGCCCGCCGCGTTGGCGACGATCGCGCTGACCGCGTTGATGGCCACCAGCTTGCTGATGCTGCTCGGCGGCAGCTGGTTCGCCTACTACATCCGCCAGGACAATCTGCAGACCATGCACTTCGTGCTGATCGGGGTCGCTGCGGTGGCGACGATCGCGGTGAATCTGCGGGTTTAA
- a CDS encoding tetratricopeptide repeat protein, which translates to MPEPRTDLTALLARAHTAIAQARDVEAVRLLQQVLERDPDNLHAEYLLAIQHAQVGLYERAEQRLRVVLGRMPEFVVARFQLAQLLLMRGTGGEASLWLAPVLDAPAPLGDYARALHVAAGGETARACRLIEAAQRLPQPIPELAADMRRLLAQWRTAAA; encoded by the coding sequence ATGCCCGAACCACGCACCGACCTGACCGCGCTGCTGGCGCGCGCCCACACCGCCATCGCGCAAGCGCGCGATGTCGAAGCCGTGCGCTTGCTGCAACAGGTGCTCGAGCGCGATCCGGACAATCTGCACGCCGAGTACCTGCTGGCGATCCAGCACGCCCAGGTCGGCCTGTACGAGCGCGCCGAGCAGCGTCTGCGGGTGGTGCTGGGGCGGATGCCGGAGTTCGTCGTGGCCCGCTTCCAACTGGCGCAGCTGCTGCTGATGCGCGGCACCGGCGGCGAAGCGAGCCTGTGGTTGGCCCCGGTGCTGGATGCGCCGGCGCCGCTGGGCGATTACGCCCGCGCCCTGCATGTCGCCGCTGGCGGCGAAACCGCGCGCGCCTGCCGCCTGATCGAGGCCGCCCAGCGCCTGCCGCAACCGATTCCCGAACTGGCCGCCGACATGCGCCGCCTGCTGGCGCAATGGCGAACGGCCGCCGCCTGA
- a CDS encoding ABC transporter permease, translated as MNWHAIRAIYYFEMHRTFRTLMQSIATPVLSTSLYFIVFGSAIGSRMVEIDGIGYGAFIVPGLVMMALLTESISNASFGIYLPKWSGTIYELLSAPVSFVEAVAGYVGAAATKSVILGTLMLITARFFVDFQIVHPLWMTVFLILTAVTFSLFGFIIGVWADGFEKLQMIPMMVVMPLTFLGGSFYSIDMLPPFWRSLSLFNPVVYLVNGFRWSFYGQSDVDIRLSVGMTAGFLLLCLATVWWIFRTGYKLKR; from the coding sequence ATGAACTGGCACGCGATCCGGGCGATCTACTACTTCGAGATGCACCGCACCTTCCGCACCCTGATGCAGTCCATCGCCACCCCGGTGCTGTCGACCTCGCTGTACTTCATCGTGTTCGGTTCGGCGATCGGCTCGCGCATGGTCGAGATCGACGGCATCGGCTACGGCGCTTTCATCGTGCCGGGCCTGGTGATGATGGCCTTGCTGACCGAAAGCATTTCCAACGCCTCCTTCGGCATCTACCTGCCGAAGTGGTCGGGGACGATCTACGAGTTGCTGTCGGCGCCGGTGTCCTTCGTCGAAGCGGTGGCGGGCTACGTCGGCGCGGCGGCCACCAAGTCGGTGATCCTGGGCACGCTGATGCTGATCACGGCGCGGTTCTTCGTCGATTTCCAGATCGTGCATCCGCTGTGGATGACGGTTTTCCTGATCCTGACCGCGGTCACCTTCAGCCTGTTCGGCTTCATCATCGGGGTCTGGGCCGACGGCTTCGAGAAGCTGCAGATGATCCCGATGATGGTGGTGATGCCGCTGACCTTCCTGGGCGGCAGCTTCTACTCGATCGACATGCTGCCGCCGTTCTGGCGCTCGCTGTCGCTGTTCAATCCGGTGGTGTATCTGGTCAACGGTTTCCGTTGGAGCTTTTACGGCCAGTCGGATGTGGATATCCGGCTCAGCGTCGGCATGACGGCCGGGTTCCTGCTGCTGTGCTTGGCGACGGTGTGGTGGATCTTCCGCACGGGGTACAAGCTCAAGCGCTGA
- a CDS encoding ABC transporter ATP-binding protein, with protein sequence MSSASAPSAASAPPGDAAPIVSIRGLAKTYAGGFQALKRVDLDIRRGEIFALLGPNGAGKTTLISIVCGIVNPSEGTVLADGHDIVRDYRAARATIGLVPQELHTDAFETVWDTVKFSRGLFGKAPDAAYLERVLRELSLWDKRGEKIMALSGGMKRRVLIAKALSHEPSILFLDEPTAGVDVELRREMWAMVSRLRASGVTIILTTHYIDEAEEMADRVGVINRGEIVLVEEKRALMRKLGKKQLTLQLQAPLAALPPSLAEPALALSADGGELTYTFDAQSEETGIAALLRRLGEHGIDFKDLHTTQSSLEEIFVNLVKSPSAQGASRGDAAEGAA encoded by the coding sequence ATGTCGTCTGCATCCGCTCCATCCGCTGCATCCGCTCCGCCCGGCGACGCCGCGCCGATCGTGTCGATCCGCGGCCTGGCCAAGACGTACGCCGGCGGTTTCCAGGCGCTCAAGCGGGTCGACCTGGACATCCGTCGCGGCGAAATCTTCGCCTTGCTGGGGCCCAACGGCGCCGGCAAGACGACGTTGATCAGCATCGTCTGCGGCATCGTCAACCCGAGCGAGGGGACGGTGCTCGCCGACGGCCACGATATCGTCCGCGATTACCGCGCCGCGCGCGCGACGATCGGGCTGGTGCCGCAGGAGCTGCACACCGACGCCTTCGAAACCGTGTGGGACACGGTCAAGTTCAGCCGCGGCCTGTTCGGCAAGGCGCCTGACGCGGCCTACTTGGAGCGCGTGCTGCGCGAGCTGTCGCTGTGGGACAAGCGCGGCGAGAAGATCATGGCCCTGTCCGGCGGCATGAAGCGGCGGGTGCTGATCGCCAAGGCGCTGTCGCACGAGCCGAGCATCCTGTTCCTCGACGAGCCCACCGCGGGCGTCGACGTCGAGTTGCGCCGCGAGATGTGGGCGATGGTGTCGCGGCTGCGCGCCAGCGGCGTCACCATCATCCTCACCACCCATTACATCGACGAGGCCGAAGAGATGGCCGACCGGGTGGGCGTCATCAACCGCGGCGAGATCGTGCTGGTCGAGGAAAAGCGCGCGCTGATGCGCAAGCTGGGCAAGAAGCAGCTGACCCTGCAACTGCAGGCGCCGTTGGCGGCGTTGCCGCCGTCGCTGGCCGAACCGGCGCTGGCCTTGTCGGCCGACGGCGGCGAGCTGACCTACACCTTCGACGCCCAGTCCGAGGAAACCGGGATCGCCGCGCTGTTGCGCCGGCTCGGCGAGCACGGCATCGATTTCAAGGACCTGCACACCACGCAGAGTTCGCTGGAGGAGATCTTCGTCAATCTGGTCAAGTCGCCGTCGGCGCAAGGCGCCTCCCGCGGCGACGCAGCGGAGGGCGCGGCATGA
- a CDS encoding peptidoglycan recognition family protein, translating into MNEYSGVRSAAVRHPLRSTLVLAMAGLIAAVAAPVLAQSRPPAAAEDRALAQRLQVEESLARVDRALYANYFRQAYARYPSIPRGTLESVAYVMSRWQHLQPEAAGYGEQHQHMPRSYGVMGLYRGEGFADQVGEGARLLGVPAARVQRDPSTNILAAAALIDRELRADGLRADAPVEATRAALERYAGFARSGAAAKSAIQDHARSSFAFDVLLAQDKGVNDRGIVVPARAVAWERAFDARKLVQLRAPFVRLDVANDKVEAVGAAASGYAIDPRSETLTVPAANFDTKSTDYGPALWVASPYHSTRTSYDSVTIHTMQGYYAGSISWFQNNPNSVSAHYLIRSSDGQITQMVRESRAAHHVGVHNKTTLGIEHEGFINNASWYTAAMYNASAALTRHFCATYSAISCASAYKGPAGSGINVLPASVKVKGHQHYSSQTHTDPGINWDWARYYNLLNPGSGTGNVIDSFESSVGHFDTAPAYSGSTTGISSASLAERNCTTRKNGECSLRVLLKDDTATASDWAVRLLSASGTPASNAALNRANGKVGFWVYTGATGLSAALGVDDSDGTERSVGRAIPANAWTYLEWRLDDAAQWDAWVGGADGAITASTVKLDAVWFYRDQTAYDVNVYLDDVQVKY; encoded by the coding sequence ATGAACGAATATTCCGGTGTCCGTTCCGCTGCCGTGCGGCACCCGCTCCGCTCCACCCTCGTCCTGGCCATGGCCGGCCTGATCGCGGCCGTGGCCGCGCCGGTCCTGGCCCAGTCGCGGCCGCCGGCCGCGGCCGAAGACCGCGCCCTGGCGCAACGCCTGCAGGTCGAAGAATCCCTGGCGCGGGTCGACCGCGCCCTGTACGCGAACTACTTCCGCCAAGCCTATGCGCGCTATCCCTCGATTCCGCGCGGCACCCTGGAGTCGGTGGCCTATGTGATGAGCCGCTGGCAGCACCTGCAGCCGGAGGCGGCCGGCTACGGCGAGCAGCACCAGCACATGCCGCGGTCCTACGGCGTGATGGGTCTGTACCGAGGCGAAGGCTTCGCCGATCAAGTCGGCGAGGGCGCGCGCCTGCTCGGCGTGCCGGCCGCGCGCGTGCAGCGCGACCCGTCGACCAACATCCTCGCCGCGGCCGCGCTGATCGACCGCGAGCTGCGCGCCGACGGCCTGCGCGCCGATGCGCCGGTCGAGGCCACCCGCGCGGCGCTGGAACGCTACGCCGGCTTCGCCCGCAGCGGCGCCGCGGCCAAGAGCGCGATCCAGGACCATGCGCGTTCCAGCTTCGCCTTCGACGTGCTGCTGGCGCAGGACAAGGGCGTCAACGATCGCGGCATCGTCGTGCCGGCGCGCGCGGTCGCCTGGGAGCGCGCCTTCGACGCGCGCAAGTTGGTCCAGCTGCGCGCGCCGTTCGTGCGCCTGGACGTGGCCAACGACAAAGTCGAGGCAGTGGGCGCTGCCGCATCGGGCTATGCGATCGACCCGCGCAGCGAAACCCTGACCGTGCCGGCGGCGAACTTCGATACCAAGAGCACCGACTACGGCCCGGCGCTGTGGGTGGCCTCGCCCTACCACTCCACCCGCACGTCCTACGATTCGGTCACCATCCACACGATGCAGGGCTATTACGCCGGCAGCATCTCCTGGTTCCAGAACAATCCCAACAGCGTCAGCGCGCACTACCTGATTCGCAGCTCCGACGGCCAGATCACCCAGATGGTGCGCGAGAGCCGCGCCGCCCACCATGTGGGCGTACACAACAAGACCACCCTGGGCATCGAGCACGAAGGCTTCATCAACAACGCCAGCTGGTACACCGCGGCGATGTACAACGCCTCGGCCGCGCTGACCCGGCATTTCTGCGCGACCTACAGCGCGATCAGCTGCGCCAGCGCTTACAAGGGCCCGGCCGGCAGCGGCATCAACGTATTGCCGGCCAGCGTCAAGGTGAAGGGCCACCAGCATTACAGCAGCCAGACCCACACCGACCCGGGCATCAACTGGGATTGGGCGCGTTACTACAACCTGCTCAATCCGGGCAGCGGCACCGGCAACGTGATCGACAGCTTCGAGAGCTCGGTCGGCCACTTCGACACCGCGCCGGCGTACTCGGGCAGCACCACCGGCATCTCCTCGGCCTCGCTGGCCGAGCGCAACTGCACCACGCGCAAGAACGGCGAATGCTCGCTGCGGGTGCTGCTGAAGGACGACACTGCGACCGCGTCGGACTGGGCGGTGCGCCTGCTCTCGGCCAGCGGCACGCCGGCCAGCAACGCCGCGCTCAACCGCGCCAACGGCAAGGTCGGGTTCTGGGTCTACACCGGCGCCACCGGCCTGAGCGCGGCGCTCGGCGTCGACGACAGCGACGGCACCGAGCGTTCGGTCGGTCGCGCGATTCCGGCCAATGCCTGGACCTACCTGGAGTGGCGCCTGGACGACGCCGCGCAATGGGACGCCTGGGTCGGCGGTGCCGACGGCGCGATCACCGCCTCGACGGTGAAGCTGGATGCGGTGTGGTTCTACCGCGACCAGACCGCGTACGACGTCAACGTCTATCTGGACGACGTCCAGGTCAAGTACTGA
- a CDS encoding SIMPL domain-containing protein: MNPLWTYLLGAGLFGAGLSAAGPAAVGPTVAAAGAAAAEQDAVRPGAVPAQQGGRFRVAGFGRVAFEPDLFGFAFVVVSEAAEPGAARLRHEQAVALARDAIAAQRAELDETAADAPGLQRRDDAPATRYRYQTRFALRLRSREALMRLQQRLAELGIDGLDQVQPLSQRLPEYANQARRLALQDAQRKAETLAAAAGWRLLGPVAVRIEDDRPWWTPQPPTARQYGARAYNYAADAPVRGSETTAQVEVEYAYAR, translated from the coding sequence ATGAATCCACTGTGGACTTACCTGCTGGGTGCCGGCCTGTTCGGCGCGGGCCTGTCCGCGGCTGGCCCGGCCGCCGTCGGCCCGACCGTTGCCGCGGCGGGGGCGGCGGCCGCGGAACAGGACGCCGTTCGGCCTGGCGCCGTGCCTGCGCAGCAGGGCGGCCGCTTCCGCGTCGCCGGTTTCGGCCGGGTCGCGTTCGAGCCGGATCTGTTCGGATTCGCCTTCGTCGTGGTCAGCGAAGCGGCCGAGCCGGGCGCGGCGCGGCTGCGGCACGAGCAGGCCGTGGCGCTGGCGCGCGATGCGATCGCGGCGCAGCGCGCCGAGCTGGACGAAACCGCGGCCGACGCGCCGGGCCTGCAGCGGCGCGACGACGCGCCGGCGACGCGTTATCGCTACCAGACCCGGTTCGCACTGCGCTTGCGCAGCCGCGAGGCCTTGATGCGTTTGCAGCAGCGTTTGGCCGAGCTGGGCATCGACGGGCTCGATCAGGTCCAGCCGCTGTCGCAGCGCCTGCCCGAGTACGCCAACCAGGCGCGCCGGCTGGCGCTGCAAGACGCGCAGCGCAAGGCCGAGACGCTGGCGGCCGCTGCGGGCTGGCGCCTGCTCGGGCCGGTCGCGGTGCGGATCGAAGACGACCGCCCGTGGTGGACGCCGCAACCGCCGACCGCACGTCAGTACGGCGCCCGCGCCTACAACTACGCTGCCGACGCACCCGTGCGCGGCAGCGAAACGACCGCGCAAGTCGAGGTCGAGTACGCCTACGCGCGCTAG